Proteins from a genomic interval of Sphingobacterium sp. SYP-B4668:
- a CDS encoding GntR family transcriptional regulator yields MNLKINPTSSIPLIQQVETLLRDLIVVKEYQNGKLLPNELELAKVMGVSRTTLRQAINKLVFEELLIRKKGRGTWVNQQCHISSKSKNWMSFTQEMAAREIPIKNFELHISWVNPTKKTATFFDIKMDSKILRLARLRGTPDGPFVYFESFFDPKIGMTGDENFKLPLYEMLKQSFNVIAYKSQEEISAMAADDHIAEKLDIGIGSPILFRRRYVVDKQGKPIEYNKGYYRSDRFIYAIESEQGP; encoded by the coding sequence ATGAATCTAAAAATCAACCCAACTTCATCTATCCCCTTGATACAGCAGGTAGAAACATTGTTACGAGACCTGATAGTCGTCAAAGAATATCAAAATGGAAAGCTACTACCCAATGAATTGGAACTTGCCAAAGTAATGGGGGTATCACGCACCACATTACGTCAAGCGATTAACAAGCTTGTATTTGAAGAACTCCTCATCCGTAAAAAGGGACGTGGTACGTGGGTGAATCAACAATGTCATATCAGCTCCAAATCAAAAAACTGGATGAGTTTCACCCAAGAAATGGCGGCCCGTGAAATTCCGATTAAAAACTTTGAACTCCATATTTCATGGGTCAATCCAACAAAAAAAACAGCAACCTTTTTTGATATCAAAATGGACAGTAAAATATTAAGACTCGCCCGACTGCGCGGTACTCCGGATGGTCCATTTGTATATTTCGAATCATTCTTCGATCCAAAGATAGGAATGACGGGTGATGAGAATTTCAAACTTCCATTATATGAAATGTTAAAGCAATCTTTTAATGTAATCGCATACAAATCACAAGAAGAGATTAGTGCAATGGCTGCAGATGATCACATTGCCGAAAAATTAGACATTGGAATAGGGAGTCCAATATTGTTTAGACGTCGCTATGTAGTAGACAAGCAGGGCAAGCCGATCGAATACAACAAAGGTTACTATCGATCCGACCGCTTTATATATGCCATTGAAAGTGAACAAGGACCTTAA
- a CDS encoding class I mannose-6-phosphate isomerase — protein sequence METTFLQRGTRQPVMPAQIQSTSSEGYTIYPSFSIASGQIHGGYDSLVDWLSSQKQVVVDGYVGVDWNGIRVALDAGFVKRGLRVNWIDTRMFLKSEETLDALVAPYMGAVDSVWGKVTDLELGQFFNLEELESVAVDDSYDVNIVWGTGALFAKGFTRSIYFDLPKNELLYRVRGGSVFNLGSSHSINGMTTYKRLYFVDWIVLNNHKKKMLGRLDAYADTQWGDTLNWMEGAALSESIKAMATTVFRPRPWFDPGVWGGHWMKDRFTELAREEENYAWSFEIIAPENGVVMESDGLLLEVAFDTLMYAQSNVILGRDHARFEDFFPIRFDFLDTFDGGNLSIQCHPSLEYIQEQFGEKFTQDETYYIMDCKEDAKVFLGFRESVEPIKFREALESSQANEEPLDITQYVNVFDSKKHNFYLIPNQTVHSSGKNNMVLEISATPYIFTFKMYDWLQKDKEGKPRPINIEHGFNNLDFTCKGDRVEQEYISKPYVISEDQSHQLIHYPTHERHYYDVHRLDIYTEVCVETNDQVHVLMLVEGSAIEVEDASGRCQRFFYAETFIVPAGNARYTIRNLGDEQAKVIKAFLK from the coding sequence ATGGAAACAACATTTTTGCAACGAGGCACACGGCAGCCTGTAATGCCAGCACAGATTCAATCTACTTCATCTGAAGGATATACTATTTATCCCTCTTTTTCAATAGCGAGTGGCCAGATTCATGGGGGGTATGACTCCTTGGTTGATTGGTTGAGCAGTCAAAAGCAGGTTGTGGTAGATGGTTATGTGGGAGTGGATTGGAATGGTATCCGTGTTGCTTTGGATGCTGGGTTTGTGAAGCGTGGCCTTCGTGTAAATTGGATTGATACACGAATGTTTCTAAAGAGTGAAGAGACTTTGGATGCTTTGGTGGCTCCCTATATGGGAGCAGTGGATTCGGTCTGGGGAAAGGTGACCGATTTAGAGTTGGGGCAGTTTTTTAATCTTGAGGAATTGGAGTCGGTCGCGGTAGATGATAGCTATGATGTCAATATTGTTTGGGGTACAGGGGCACTATTTGCTAAGGGCTTTACTAGATCTATTTATTTTGATTTGCCAAAGAATGAATTGTTGTATCGAGTTCGAGGAGGCTCTGTTTTCAATTTGGGGTCAAGCCACTCTATTAATGGGATGACAACCTATAAGCGTCTGTATTTTGTAGATTGGATTGTTCTAAATAACCATAAGAAGAAGATGTTGGGACGGTTGGACGCCTATGCGGATACACAGTGGGGTGATACGTTGAATTGGATGGAGGGTGCAGCGCTAAGTGAATCGATCAAAGCTATGGCAACTACAGTTTTTCGCCCACGTCCTTGGTTCGATCCTGGAGTGTGGGGAGGACACTGGATGAAGGATAGATTTACAGAATTGGCTCGTGAGGAAGAAAACTATGCGTGGTCTTTTGAAATTATAGCGCCCGAAAATGGAGTAGTGATGGAAAGCGATGGTTTGTTACTTGAGGTTGCATTCGATACGTTGATGTATGCGCAGTCCAACGTTATCCTAGGGCGTGATCACGCTCGTTTTGAAGATTTCTTCCCAATTCGGTTTGACTTTTTGGATACTTTTGATGGGGGTAATCTGTCGATTCAATGTCATCCGTCATTGGAGTATATCCAAGAGCAGTTTGGTGAAAAATTTACACAGGATGAAACCTATTATATCATGGACTGTAAAGAGGATGCTAAGGTGTTCTTGGGTTTCCGTGAAAGCGTCGAACCAATCAAATTTCGTGAAGCTTTAGAGTCTAGTCAAGCGAACGAAGAGCCGCTCGATATTACACAGTATGTAAATGTATTCGATAGTAAAAAGCATAACTTTTATTTGATTCCGAATCAGACTGTACATAGCTCGGGTAAGAATAATATGGTTCTAGAGATTTCGGCGACGCCATATATCTTTACGTTCAAAATGTATGATTGGTTGCAGAAGGATAAAGAGGGAAAGCCTAGGCCAATCAATATAGAGCATGGTTTTAACAACTTAGATTTCACTTGCAAAGGTGATCGAGTAGAGCAAGAATATATTTCTAAACCCTATGTAATTAGCGAGGATCAATCGCATCAATTGATTCACTATCCGACCCATGAACGTCATTATTACGATGTGCATCGCTTGGATATCTATACAGAAGTGTGCGTGGAGACTAATGACCAAGTGCATGTGCTGATGTTAGTTGAAGGTTCGGCGATAGAGGTAGAGGATGCATCAGGCCGTTGCCAACGCTTCTTTTATGCTGAGACCTTTATTGTGCCTGCAGGGAATGCACGATACACTATTCGTAACCTAGGCGATGAACAAGCGAAGGTAATTAAGGCATTTCTGAAATAG
- a CDS encoding GH92 family glycosyl hydrolase — translation MNRRNRFLVTAGMLFLAFGQPALAQENVVWELGKTDGSSGEFALSPGDFKKFLAHDMGYEDKQVIIGRSQLGAELPYVLPGPANGWGGTGPTSGLRTHFLNFYYALDKPTDSTPYALEVNLVNSDPKNHPTLQVSINGKNYNYDINNGSGSGDPGIGAVGKKKIVVNLDPSTLRQGYNHVTLTVLKGGWVEFDSFRLLGPSKTKLVTGYDALVKQVKVADFESNSSKGRVQNLLVEILRLSDAQRVKVLVDGKSVYQGDLGKGLSMLELPLTTVKKRKQSICEIYINDKLSHRTQLERMPRRLGGASDYVNTMIGAAHSRWMIAPGPWMPFSMVKISPDNQNTGWQAGYEPSIESIGAFSHIHEWTMAGLGTFPTSGTLQTKIGDQYDPDSGYRSRIDKMTERAPLGSYHVKLTDYDIDVDLTQTTRASFQRYTFNASDTGRVMIDLKTNGEYPYQILDYKIKKVSDTKIIGYSSQLSENVWSTDAQQDYIVHFAIEFDCPILNFGTWEGDKRKTREDGQGGHVREAGMYVEFDVRKQKSVQLRTGISYVSIENAEENLREEISKPFNWSFDKVVAHQHEVWNELLSRLEISSDDYLEKEKFYTNMYRALSRNTFSDINGQWRDSREVVRTFEDKNDLALGCDAFWNTFWNLNQFWNLVTPEWSSKWVKSQLAMYDADGWLAKGPAGMEYIPVMVAEHEIPLIVGAYQMGIRDYDVEKAFAAVKKMQTTSPLKFEGGFAGNRDLDVYLKYKYVPSDLGRFSNTLEYSYDDWTVGQFAKSLKKEADYAYFNDRGTWWKNAIDPETGYARMRDSKGEWLKDFDPFKSGANHHYVEGNAWQLTFFVPQDLPGLSKWIGEDVLLNRLEWGFGESEKWRYNGPNDQYWDYPVVQGNQQSMHFAYIFNYMNKPWLTQKYSRSIAERYYGQGISNAYLGDEDQGQMSAWYVMTAIGLFQMDGGTRSNPVYEIGSPMFKEIKIKLDNKYGRGKQFVVKANNSSKKNIYVQSALLNGKKLDTFYFDATALLSGGELILEMGPEPNKQWGLMKP, via the coding sequence ATGAATAGACGAAATAGATTTTTAGTAACCGCGGGGATGCTTTTCCTTGCTTTTGGCCAACCGGCCTTAGCACAAGAAAATGTTGTTTGGGAGTTGGGTAAGACCGATGGCTCGAGTGGTGAGTTTGCACTATCACCTGGTGATTTTAAGAAATTTTTAGCTCATGATATGGGTTATGAAGATAAGCAAGTAATCATTGGCCGTAGCCAGCTTGGTGCGGAGTTGCCCTATGTACTTCCTGGGCCAGCAAATGGTTGGGGTGGTACGGGACCTACGTCAGGTTTACGAACACACTTCCTAAACTTTTACTACGCTTTGGATAAACCAACGGATAGCACACCTTATGCATTGGAAGTCAATCTAGTGAATTCGGATCCCAAAAACCACCCAACATTGCAAGTATCTATCAATGGAAAAAACTACAACTATGACATCAATAATGGTTCAGGGAGCGGTGATCCGGGCATTGGTGCCGTAGGTAAAAAGAAAATTGTTGTCAATCTAGATCCATCTACACTTCGTCAAGGATATAATCACGTAACATTGACGGTGTTGAAAGGTGGTTGGGTGGAATTTGATTCTTTTCGTTTGTTGGGACCTTCCAAGACCAAACTGGTCACAGGATATGATGCTTTGGTGAAACAGGTGAAAGTTGCTGATTTCGAATCAAATAGTAGTAAAGGGCGTGTACAGAACCTATTGGTCGAAATATTAAGACTGAGTGATGCCCAACGTGTCAAAGTGCTGGTGGACGGAAAGTCTGTTTATCAAGGTGACTTAGGCAAGGGCTTGTCGATGTTGGAGTTGCCTCTTACTACTGTAAAGAAGCGCAAACAGAGTATATGTGAGATTTATATTAACGATAAGTTGTCTCATCGCACACAATTAGAGAGAATGCCTAGACGTCTGGGTGGTGCATCGGACTATGTCAATACCATGATTGGGGCGGCGCACTCTCGTTGGATGATTGCACCAGGACCTTGGATGCCTTTTAGTATGGTCAAGATAAGTCCAGATAATCAGAATACGGGCTGGCAAGCTGGATATGAACCCTCAATAGAATCAATAGGAGCTTTTAGTCATATTCATGAATGGACTATGGCGGGCTTGGGGACTTTTCCTACGTCGGGCACCTTACAGACCAAGATTGGGGATCAATACGATCCTGATTCGGGATATCGGTCTCGGATAGATAAAATGACAGAGCGTGCACCGCTTGGGTCTTATCATGTAAAGTTGACGGATTATGATATAGATGTGGATTTGACGCAGACTACCCGTGCCAGCTTTCAGCGCTATACTTTCAACGCTTCTGATACAGGGCGTGTGATGATTGATTTAAAAACAAATGGAGAATACCCATATCAAATATTGGATTATAAGATTAAGAAAGTCTCAGATACCAAAATCATCGGATACAGTAGTCAACTCTCGGAGAATGTCTGGTCTACTGACGCGCAACAAGACTATATTGTACACTTTGCCATTGAGTTTGATTGTCCCATCCTCAATTTCGGAACATGGGAAGGCGATAAAAGAAAGACAAGAGAGGATGGTCAAGGTGGACATGTGAGGGAGGCGGGAATGTATGTGGAATTTGACGTGCGTAAGCAGAAATCCGTGCAGCTGCGTACAGGTATTTCTTATGTAAGTATTGAAAATGCAGAGGAAAATCTTCGTGAAGAGATCAGTAAGCCATTTAATTGGTCCTTTGATAAAGTTGTCGCTCATCAGCATGAGGTATGGAATGAGTTGCTTAGTAGATTGGAAATATCTTCAGATGATTATTTAGAGAAGGAAAAATTCTATACAAATATGTACCGCGCACTGTCCCGCAATACTTTCAGTGACATCAATGGTCAGTGGCGTGACTCAAGAGAGGTGGTTCGAACTTTTGAAGACAAAAATGATTTGGCTCTGGGGTGTGATGCTTTCTGGAATACATTTTGGAATCTGAATCAATTTTGGAACTTGGTTACACCAGAATGGTCCAGTAAATGGGTGAAATCTCAATTGGCGATGTACGACGCGGATGGGTGGCTCGCTAAAGGTCCTGCGGGAATGGAATACATTCCAGTGATGGTTGCCGAGCATGAAATTCCACTTATTGTCGGAGCCTACCAAATGGGAATTCGTGATTATGATGTAGAAAAGGCGTTTGCAGCGGTTAAAAAGATGCAAACAACCAGTCCCTTAAAGTTTGAAGGTGGTTTCGCTGGAAATCGAGACCTAGATGTCTATTTAAAATATAAATATGTTCCTTCGGATTTGGGACGATTCTCTAATACATTGGAATATAGTTATGATGATTGGACGGTAGGTCAATTCGCTAAATCACTAAAAAAAGAAGCTGATTATGCGTATTTCAATGATCGGGGCACCTGGTGGAAAAATGCCATAGATCCCGAAACTGGATATGCACGTATGCGAGATTCGAAAGGTGAGTGGCTAAAAGACTTTGATCCATTCAAGTCTGGTGCCAATCATCACTATGTGGAGGGAAATGCATGGCAATTAACATTCTTTGTGCCTCAGGATTTACCAGGGTTGTCGAAATGGATAGGTGAAGATGTCTTGTTAAACCGTTTGGAATGGGGTTTCGGGGAGAGCGAAAAGTGGCGCTATAACGGGCCGAATGATCAGTACTGGGATTATCCTGTCGTACAAGGTAACCAACAATCCATGCACTTTGCCTATATCTTCAACTATATGAATAAGCCTTGGTTAACGCAAAAATATAGCCGTTCAATTGCTGAACGCTACTACGGGCAGGGTATCTCAAATGCATACCTAGGAGATGAAGATCAAGGACAGATGAGCGCTTGGTATGTCATGACGGCAATTGGTCTTTTCCAGATGGATGGGGGTACGCGTAGTAATCCGGTGTATGAAATCGGCAGTCCAATGTTCAAGGAAATCAAAATCAAGCTAGATAACAAATATGGTAGGGGAAAGCAATTTGTGGTTAAGGCTAATAATAGTAGTAAGAAGAATATCTACGTGCAGAGCGCACTCCTTAATGGGAAAAAACTTGATACTTTTTATTTCGATGCAACAGCACTGTTAAGTGGTGGAGAGTTGATTCTAGAAATGGGGCCTGAACCTAATAAGCAGTGGGGCCTAATGAAGCCATAG
- a CDS encoding DUF3823 domain-containing protein, with product MNTMLFYVKPPQLSLRWLVGGHRLLNLHAIRCGLSSLFFILCVVAPFLRLDWGGTPVVNADGSVSVKVKVTRGANQTEFHKNLMDITLFVNNNPYVGDNNYDSRFSPRIAFTGQVGNARIGEVIELKSTTPLPAQRDWYIRAGERVAHGLNIYNYSEPLTVTIP from the coding sequence ATGAACACAATGCTTTTTTATGTGAAGCCGCCACAGCTGTCGTTGAGATGGCTCGTTGGCGGACACCGATTGCTTAACCTACATGCGATACGTTGTGGGTTAAGCAGTCTCTTTTTTATACTTTGCGTAGTGGCACCTTTCCTTCGCCTCGACTGGGGGGGAACGCCAGTGGTTAATGCTGATGGGAGTGTCTCGGTAAAGGTGAAAGTGACACGTGGTGCCAATCAGACTGAATTTCATAAAAATTTGATGGATATAACGCTATTCGTCAACAATAATCCTTATGTAGGAGACAATAATTATGATAGCCGTTTTTCGCCGCGAATCGCTTTTACAGGGCAGGTTGGCAATGCTAGGATTGGAGAAGTCATCGAATTGAAATCAACCACACCATTACCAGCTCAGAGAGATTGGTATATCCGCGCCGGAGAACGGGTAGCACATGGTCTTAATATCTATAATTACAGCGAACCATTAACGGTGACTATTCCTTAG
- a CDS encoding MFS transporter, translating to MNLTTKQLIFIAIVASLGGLIFGFDMAVVSGVLPLIKSQFALDTFLEGWFVSSALLGCILGVLISSYLSDRYGRRATMQIAAGIFVLATLGCVLLETFSPIIWARILTGIGIGIASNVVPLYLSEIAPIKDRGKLVTFYQLALTFGIVLAYASNALIIKQQPVFEEMFNSGLFRHIFAEQEWRGMISIAMLPSLIFFIGLLFVPESPSWGNAARKQSAMGYSELFKPIYRKAMLIGLLLPIFSQFCGINVIIYYGPTILKTLGFSLDNSLYGQIIIGVANMLFTMIAIWKVDSLGRRPLYLVGTIGGAVSLFVTSLLFYLDMVDSWLLVLSIVSFLAFFAFSIGPLKFVVASEIFSAGIRAKAMGISILAMWLSDFLIGQITPFLLSDLGVSGTFAVLGGVCLLAFVFVYRTLPETKGKTSEEIQELLKGG from the coding sequence GTGAATTTAACAACAAAACAACTTATTTTTATTGCGATTGTTGCTTCCTTGGGTGGTTTGATCTTTGGTTTCGATATGGCCGTGGTATCGGGGGTATTACCCTTGATTAAGTCGCAATTTGCGCTTGACACCTTCTTGGAAGGCTGGTTTGTGTCGTCGGCTTTGCTTGGCTGTATCCTTGGAGTGCTTATTTCTTCGTATTTATCCGATCGTTATGGTCGCAGGGCCACGATGCAAATTGCTGCGGGGATATTTGTACTAGCTACGCTAGGCTGTGTTCTTTTGGAAACTTTCTCACCTATTATCTGGGCACGAATCCTGACAGGAATAGGTATTGGAATAGCTTCAAATGTAGTTCCTCTTTACCTCTCTGAAATTGCTCCAATAAAGGATCGGGGCAAGTTGGTGACTTTCTATCAATTAGCCCTGACCTTCGGAATCGTACTTGCTTATGCTTCGAATGCGTTGATCATCAAGCAGCAGCCTGTTTTTGAAGAAATGTTTAACTCGGGTTTATTTCGACATATTTTTGCGGAGCAAGAGTGGCGTGGCATGATCAGCATTGCAATGTTGCCTTCTTTGATCTTTTTTATCGGATTGCTTTTTGTTCCAGAAAGCCCGAGTTGGGGTAATGCTGCTAGGAAACAGTCGGCAATGGGGTATAGTGAGTTATTTAAGCCTATTTATCGTAAAGCGATGCTTATAGGTCTTTTACTGCCTATTTTTTCTCAATTCTGTGGCATTAATGTCATCATATACTATGGACCTACTATTTTAAAAACATTAGGCTTTAGCTTAGATAATTCACTCTATGGACAGATTATTATCGGTGTAGCCAATATGCTTTTCACGATGATTGCGATATGGAAGGTAGACAGTTTGGGAAGGAGACCACTGTACTTGGTAGGGACGATAGGGGGAGCAGTATCTCTTTTTGTTACGAGTCTTCTTTTCTATTTGGATATGGTGGATAGCTGGTTATTGGTCTTGAGCATTGTAAGTTTCTTGGCTTTTTTCGCATTTTCGATCGGGCCTTTGAAATTTGTAGTGGCTTCGGAGATTTTTTCGGCAGGTATCCGAGCTAAGGCAATGGGAATTAGTATATTGGCGATGTGGCTGTCGGATTTCCTGATTGGCCAGATTACGCCGTTTCTTTTAAGCGATTTGGGGGTGTCAGGGACATTCGCTGTCTTGGGTGGTGTTTGTTTGTTAGCGTTCGTATTTGTATACCGCACCCTCCCTGAAACGAAAGGTAAAACTAGTGAAGAGATACAAGAATTGTTAAAAGGAGGATAG
- a CDS encoding GH92 family glycosyl hydrolase, giving the protein MIKRISYLLILCLSMMQGAFAQQNYVQYVDPLIGTAHARWFHFVPGAIPFGMAKPGPSTNGSFGNQHGWDATGYDYRHTSIESFPNFHEFQVGGIALMATTGKLQTVPGGLDDPTSGYRSRFDRHDELAQAGYYKVLLKDYGILAELTSTARVAFHRYTFPKSESSHLIFDVGNIMGESGRVKDAEVRVNSDGSVEGYVITIPRYVEKYQSDADVRMYFYAVPSKLANQVGVFHQDKVQTGQRMARGVGAGAYLDYKTDANESIEVKIGLSYTSIQQAQANYQKEATELNFDQAKSRNQSEWNSMLGRIHVEGGEDIDRKKFYTGLYHALLGRGLASDVSGAYPKNDGTIGQIAQNSDGTALHAHYNTDAVWGAFWNLTQLWTIAYPEYLSDFIKSQLLIYKDSGWLADGIANSKYVSGVGTNFVSLVIASAYMQGIRDFDYRLGYEAALKNEIDGKQRPRGAGKLDVDRFVQYGYVNHLDKGDDWAEAWQFSASHTLEYAYSSYAVAQFAQALGKKQNYRQLMKLSDGWKHLFDPSLKLIRPKLADGTFIENFDPSAPWRGFQEGNSWQYTFYVPHDPRGLIQKIGRTDFNSRLDSIFIKSAPLAFGGGTTLDAFSGLQGLYNQGNQPNLHVAWLFNFSGRPSLTQKWVREISDKFYGADGVHGYGYGQDEDQGQLGAWYVMAAMGLFDVGGLTVADAKMGLASPLFDNITIQLNPKYYKGKQLQIQRKNGAVSNGYIQKIRVNGKVQHTPFVPLKALTTGGTVELQMGNTPVDHY; this is encoded by the coding sequence ATGATAAAAAGAATAAGCTATTTGTTAATCCTATGCTTGAGCATGATGCAGGGTGCATTTGCGCAGCAGAACTATGTACAGTATGTAGATCCTCTGATTGGGACTGCACACGCCCGTTGGTTTCACTTTGTGCCTGGGGCGATACCTTTTGGTATGGCCAAGCCTGGGCCTTCCACTAATGGAAGCTTTGGTAATCAACACGGCTGGGATGCTACGGGGTATGACTATCGTCATACAAGTATAGAGAGTTTTCCCAATTTTCACGAATTTCAAGTGGGTGGTATTGCCTTGATGGCTACTACTGGTAAGTTGCAAACGGTACCTGGTGGTTTGGACGACCCGACCTCAGGATACCGTTCGCGCTTCGACCGTCACGACGAGCTTGCTCAAGCTGGATACTATAAAGTGCTTTTGAAGGATTATGGAATTCTTGCTGAACTGACTTCTACGGCACGCGTCGCTTTTCACCGCTATACCTTTCCGAAATCTGAATCATCGCATTTGATTTTTGATGTGGGTAATATCATGGGAGAAAGTGGTAGAGTGAAGGATGCCGAAGTGCGGGTCAATAGTGATGGTAGTGTGGAGGGATACGTAATCACCATACCCCGCTATGTGGAGAAATACCAGTCAGATGCTGATGTTCGGATGTACTTCTATGCAGTGCCAAGCAAGCTTGCTAACCAGGTGGGGGTATTTCATCAGGATAAGGTGCAAACTGGTCAACGGATGGCTCGAGGTGTAGGTGCTGGAGCATATCTTGATTATAAGACAGACGCAAACGAATCAATCGAAGTAAAGATAGGCCTATCTTACACTTCGATCCAACAGGCGCAGGCGAATTATCAGAAAGAGGCCACGGAGCTGAATTTTGATCAAGCTAAATCCCGTAATCAGTCTGAGTGGAATAGCATGTTGGGACGTATACATGTTGAGGGAGGGGAAGATATAGATCGTAAAAAGTTCTATACAGGCCTATATCATGCATTGCTGGGACGTGGACTTGCCAGTGACGTCAGTGGAGCTTACCCGAAAAATGATGGGACAATAGGGCAGATTGCCCAAAATAGTGACGGGACAGCCCTTCATGCCCATTATAATACAGATGCTGTGTGGGGTGCGTTTTGGAACTTGACACAACTTTGGACGATTGCTTATCCCGAGTATTTATCTGATTTTATAAAGAGCCAATTGTTGATTTACAAAGATTCGGGCTGGTTGGCTGATGGGATCGCCAATAGCAAGTACGTATCTGGAGTAGGGACTAACTTTGTCAGCTTGGTCATTGCAAGTGCTTATATGCAGGGGATTCGTGATTTCGATTATAGACTTGGATATGAAGCGGCATTAAAGAACGAAATTGATGGAAAGCAACGTCCTCGTGGAGCGGGTAAATTGGATGTAGATCGATTCGTTCAATACGGATATGTCAATCATTTGGATAAAGGAGATGATTGGGCTGAAGCCTGGCAGTTTTCAGCTTCACATACATTAGAGTATGCCTATAGTTCGTATGCTGTAGCCCAATTTGCGCAAGCATTGGGTAAGAAACAAAATTACCGTCAGCTGATGAAACTATCCGACGGTTGGAAGCATTTGTTTGACCCTTCTTTAAAGTTGATTCGTCCCAAGTTGGCAGATGGAACCTTTATCGAAAATTTTGACCCTAGCGCTCCTTGGAGAGGGTTTCAAGAAGGTAACTCTTGGCAATATACATTTTATGTACCGCATGATCCCCGTGGATTGATACAAAAGATTGGCCGAACAGATTTCAATAGTCGACTCGATAGTATCTTCATTAAATCAGCTCCACTCGCTTTTGGTGGTGGGACTACGCTGGATGCATTCAGCGGTTTACAAGGATTGTACAATCAAGGAAATCAACCCAACTTACATGTGGCTTGGCTTTTTAATTTCTCAGGACGTCCTTCGCTTACGCAAAAATGGGTACGCGAAATCAGTGATAAATTCTACGGTGCCGATGGTGTCCATGGCTACGGCTATGGACAAGATGAAGATCAAGGACAGTTAGGTGCCTGGTATGTGATGGCTGCTATGGGGCTTTTTGATGTCGGTGGGCTTACTGTTGCTGATGCTAAGATGGGACTCGCTTCACCACTATTTGATAACATTACGATTCAGTTGAATCCCAAATATTATAAAGGTAAGCAGTTGCAGATTCAACGAAAGAACGGAGCTGTAAGCAATGGATACATTCAAAAAATACGGGTCAATGGTAAAGTACAGCACACTCCTTTTGTCCCTTTGAAAGCATTGACTACGGGGGGAACGGTTGAATTACAAATGGGTAATACACCGGTGGATCATTATTGA